The Hahella sp. HNIBRBA332 genome window below encodes:
- the purT gene encoding formate-dependent phosphoribosylglycinamide formyltransferase, whose protein sequence is MVRIGTPLTDVATRAMLLGSGELGKEVAIELQRFGVEVIAVDRYPNAPAMQVAHRAHVIDMLDPKQLRELVELEAPDFIIPEIEAIATAELLELERSGFNVVPTARAANLTMNREGIRRLAAEELGLSTSPYVFAVDFESFREAVNSIGVPCVVKPIMSSSGKGQSVIHNESDVARAWRYAQEGGRAGQGKVIVEGFVDFDYEITLLTLRHAGGTSFCEPIGHLQVDGDYRVSWQPHPMSSVALDAAQDIAEKVTAALGGYGIFGVELFVKGDEVYFSEVSPRPHDTGLVTLVSQNLSEFALHARALLGLPVPSIKQMGASASVALLVEGDSSSVCFSSLEAALCNPDVQVRLFGKPEVHGKRRMGVVLAQSESVDEAKKLAQKAADSIVVELEPEMKQE, encoded by the coding sequence ATGGTAAGAATTGGTACTCCGCTGACGGATGTTGCGACACGTGCAATGCTATTAGGAAGCGGGGAGCTGGGAAAAGAGGTTGCGATTGAGCTGCAGCGATTTGGCGTCGAAGTCATTGCAGTGGACCGCTACCCAAACGCGCCTGCAATGCAGGTGGCTCACCGCGCTCATGTCATCGACATGCTTGACCCTAAACAGCTGCGGGAATTGGTTGAGCTTGAAGCTCCTGATTTCATCATTCCTGAAATTGAGGCGATTGCGACAGCTGAGCTCCTTGAGCTTGAACGAAGCGGCTTCAATGTCGTGCCCACCGCTCGTGCAGCTAATTTGACCATGAATAGGGAAGGAATTCGCCGGCTGGCGGCGGAGGAGCTGGGATTGAGCACTTCACCTTATGTCTTCGCTGTTGACTTCGAGTCTTTTCGCGAAGCGGTGAATTCAATTGGCGTTCCTTGTGTCGTTAAGCCAATTATGAGCTCATCAGGAAAAGGTCAAAGCGTTATACATAACGAAAGCGATGTTGCGCGTGCTTGGCGATACGCTCAAGAAGGTGGTCGGGCGGGTCAGGGCAAAGTTATCGTAGAGGGATTTGTAGACTTCGATTATGAGATTACGCTTTTAACTTTGCGACATGCTGGAGGGACTTCCTTTTGTGAGCCTATTGGTCATTTGCAAGTTGATGGTGACTACCGGGTAAGCTGGCAGCCACATCCGATGAGTTCTGTAGCATTGGACGCTGCGCAGGATATAGCTGAAAAGGTGACGGCGGCTCTGGGCGGATATGGAATTTTTGGTGTGGAGCTTTTCGTTAAAGGAGATGAAGTCTACTTCAGTGAAGTGTCGCCACGGCCCCATGATACTGGATTGGTTACCCTTGTTTCACAGAACCTGTCGGAGTTTGCTTTGCATGCGAGGGCGTTATTAGGTCTGCCGGTTCCTTCTATTAAGCAAATGGGGGCGTCTGCTTCCGTAGCATTGTTGGTGGAGGGCGATTCGTCCAGTGTCTGTTTTTCTTCACTTGAAGCTGCGCTGTGCAATCCAGATGTGCAAGTGAGACTTTTTGGTAAGCCGGAAGTTCATGGCAAACGTCGAATGGGGGTAGTTTTGGCCCAATCTGAAAGCGTTGATGAGGCGAAGAAGCTTGCGCAGAAAGCGGCGGACAGCATTGTCGTTGAGCTTGAACCAGAAATGAAACAAGAGTGA
- a CDS encoding DUF1289 domain-containing protein: MKENTNRMNGERVVRSPCVSICALDDDDICIGCHRSVEEIAAWSRMSNEQRMDVLKKVADRERKSVI; this comes from the coding sequence ATGAAAGAGAATACCAATCGAATGAATGGTGAGCGAGTTGTGCGCTCGCCATGCGTTAGTATCTGCGCTTTGGATGACGATGACATATGTATTGGTTGTCATCGCAGTGTTGAGGAAATAGCTGCTTGGTCTCGAATGAGTAACGAACAGCGCATGGATGTGTTGAAGAAAGTGGCTGACAGAGAACGTAAGTCTGTCATTTAA
- a CDS encoding CoA pyrophosphatase — MVSFLVFLIQSSAMLDKIIATLSSNQPRRFPSDFPEAAVLVPITRENCPQIILTRRAEHMKTHSGQVAFPGGMRDPSDQNLRDTALRETFEEVGVSPEKIEVVGSLNQVVSRHGIAVTPYVGIVDPEVELIPDPSELHSVFKAPVSFFLENEPDRLDKINFEQYRLQVPCWFYGDYEIWGVSAIILMDFFRVSFNRRIGSFTEGRD, encoded by the coding sequence ATGGTATCTTTCCTTGTTTTCCTCATTCAGTCGTCTGCCATGCTCGATAAAATCATCGCTACTCTATCTTCCAATCAACCGCGGCGTTTTCCCAGCGACTTCCCAGAAGCGGCGGTTTTGGTGCCGATTACCAGAGAGAACTGTCCTCAGATTATCCTGACCAGACGCGCTGAGCATATGAAAACTCATAGCGGGCAGGTGGCTTTCCCGGGAGGGATGCGAGACCCTTCGGATCAGAACTTGCGGGACACTGCGCTGCGAGAGACTTTTGAGGAAGTGGGAGTGTCTCCTGAAAAGATAGAAGTGGTTGGCAGCCTTAATCAGGTTGTGTCCCGCCATGGTATAGCCGTCACGCCCTATGTTGGGATAGTCGATCCTGAGGTGGAGTTGATCCCGGACCCAAGTGAGTTGCATAGCGTATTTAAAGCGCCGGTGAGCTTTTTCTTGGAAAACGAGCCTGATCGACTGGATAAAATCAATTTTGAGCAGTATCGATTACAAGTTCCTTGCTGGTTTTACGGCGATTATGAGATCTGGGGCGTTTCCGCAATCATATTGATGGACTTTTTCCGAGTTTCATTTAATCGAAGAATTGGCAGTTTTACTGAAGGTAGGGATTGA
- a CDS encoding NUDIX hydrolase — protein MKYCSQCGQPVEHKIPAGDNRPRHVCGHCQAIHYINPKIVAGTLPVYGDRILLCKRAIEPRLGFWTLPAGFMEMQETTSEAAMRETWEEAQARVNLDGLYTMISVPHIGQVHIFYRANVINGEFAAGEESLDVQLFSESDIPWDEIAFPTVKITLQQYFHDRKSNSFPVHVKDIHAGIPED, from the coding sequence ATGAAGTATTGCAGCCAATGCGGCCAACCCGTCGAGCATAAGATTCCCGCAGGAGATAACCGGCCGAGGCATGTATGCGGCCACTGTCAGGCTATCCACTACATCAACCCTAAAATCGTTGCCGGCACACTTCCCGTTTATGGCGACCGCATTTTACTTTGCAAGCGAGCCATCGAGCCCAGATTAGGCTTTTGGACTTTACCCGCCGGCTTTATGGAAATGCAGGAAACCACTTCAGAAGCCGCCATGCGAGAAACGTGGGAGGAAGCGCAAGCGCGTGTCAATCTAGACGGCTTATACACGATGATCAGCGTCCCCCATATCGGTCAGGTGCATATTTTTTACCGCGCCAATGTAATCAATGGAGAGTTCGCCGCCGGCGAGGAAAGCCTGGACGTACAATTGTTTTCAGAGAGCGACATCCCCTGGGATGAAATCGCTTTTCCTACGGTAAAAATAACGCTGCAGCAGTATTTCCATGATCGTAAAAGCAATTCCTTCCCCGTGCATGTGAAAGATATCCACGCAGGCATTCCCGAAGATTAA
- a CDS encoding YqfO family protein encodes MYKLSFFVPESHMETVKEAVFAAGGGKIGDYDRCSWQTKGVGQFRPLDGSSPFLGSVGEVERVEEYKVELVVEDALISPVVAAMKLAHPYEEPAYDVYRLESF; translated from the coding sequence ATGTATAAATTAAGCTTTTTTGTTCCTGAGTCGCATATGGAAACAGTGAAGGAAGCAGTCTTTGCTGCGGGAGGCGGGAAGATAGGCGATTATGATCGTTGTAGTTGGCAGACAAAGGGGGTCGGCCAGTTCCGTCCCCTGGATGGCAGCTCTCCATTTCTCGGTAGTGTTGGTGAAGTTGAACGGGTCGAAGAATATAAAGTGGAGTTAGTGGTTGAAGATGCGTTGATCTCGCCGGTCGTGGCGGCAATGAAGCTGGCGCATCCTTACGAAGAACCGGCATACGACGTATACCGGCTGGAAAGTTTTTAA